GTTCGCCACAGTCTCGAGGTTGGGAAGGAGGAGGCTCAAGTAGGGCTCAGAGATCTCTGCTCCCCCAAAATACTCTGCCAGAAGCTGCTGAGACAGACCAAAATTGCCAAGATGGTTCACTAAATACTAAGGCTCAAAACCacaaataatttcagaaattataATAAGCCCCCAATAGTCAGTTTCCCAAAGTACACATTTTGACTCTGTAATAGTCTCAGCCTGTCCGGGGGCCCTGGTGTAACCTGGTAGCATCTCGCACACGGGATGGCACTTTCTCTTCTAGCCAGAGGCTGCTGTGGTTTAGAATGAACTTTGTCTGGATCTTAGGGGGCAGGGAATCTGACTTGTGCTGGGCCGGGGTCTtgctctccctgcccctgccccctacACCCCCTGGGTCAGTTCCCACTCTTCATCAGTATTTCCTCAGCTTCAAAGCTTGCTCACCAGCAAGTGTGGACAAGTTCCACAGAGATGCCTGGGCTCTGCTGGTGGTGCCCGAACAGTGTTTCTAGGGGCCATTGACCCCAGACTCCCCACCCCCTGGATactttttataaatatagaaagtGCTGATGACCAGGCCACTGCACAGATGGGTGATTTCCATGGGGGAGCAGAGGGACCCTGTAGAGGAAAGGGAATGTAGTTGGGGCCTGAGGCATCTTGGTCTGCTCTGTGTCCACTTTGCGCGGACCTCAAAGGTGGGCAgaccctcccaacccccacccaacAGCCCTTCTTGGGCTCTGGCTCTTCTGGAACCTGGAACATTGCTTTGCTTCCAAGTTGTTCTAAGATCTAATGCCTGACATATATTGTTGCCACCTCAAGGTTGGAGGTTACGGGTGGGGCAATTCCTGGAGGAGCCAGGAGCCAAGCAGATCATTCCAAATCTTCTCTGAGTCCTTGGAACACTTTGATGCAAGTAAAATTGGGTTAAATTCTGGGGTAAATTTTGTAGCATGAACAGAAAACAAGAGGGAAGCCTTGAGGCTCAAGGAGGAAGAGGCAGTTATGGTGTTTGACCAGCTTTGTAAACCCAAGGCTTTTTAAGCTCCAGCCAGCAGAACAGCTAGCTTCTCATTGCTGCTTGAGTCATGGGCTTCTGGCTCGGTTCGTGTCTGTGTTACTCCGGAATTCTTCGCCTCCTGCAGATGTATTACAGGGTTGTCTGACTTCACCTGATAGAATTTAGTAGGTAGGGGTGTCATGTGTGTTCTAGTGGGGAGGGCAGCATCTCCTCTGGGAACCAGGAGGTAAGATCTTATGGTTCCCCATCTTCGTAGATGAGGTTCGGGCTGGAACCTACCGCCAGCTCTTCCATCCAGAGCAGCTGATCACAGGAAAAGAGGATGCAGCCAACAACTATGCCCGGGGCCACTACACAGTGGGCAAGGAGAGCATCGACTTGGTGCTGGACCGCATTCGCAAGCTGGTATGTGTTTACAAGGGCAGGGGACCCATGTGGACTCACCTCTCTGAACAGGCCGGCCCACACCCCAGGAGAGACTCCTAGGATTTGGGCACTTGTGCTTTTCTCCTGGAAGAGGTtgggcccttcctctgccttcatTGTGGGCTGCCCACCAAGGCTGATGCCACCTTCCCAGTGACTGATGTTCTGTGGGGGTGCCTTAGGAAGTTCCAGGTGTGAGGAAGGTGAAGCTCTTTGTTTTTTGGAAGCACAAGTTAACAAAGCATTTAACTTGtaagaggtttgtttgtttgttttaaattgtctttttaggggcacactcacagcacgtggaggttcccaggctaggggttgaattggagctgttgccaccagcctatgccatagccgcagcaacacaggatccaagccacatctgtgacctacaccacagctcacggcaacgccagatcattaacccactgagcaaggccagcaatcgaacccgtgtcctcatggatgctagttggttcgttaaccgctgagctatgacgggaactcctagcccgtaagattgctgatccattccagcATTTAACATTACAAATTACAAATGCCAAATACGTTCCTTCATCTAATCCCCTTAGTAATGATATATAGGAGGTCTCGTCCCTGTACTTTGCACACGAGGAAATTGAGGGCCAAGGCGACTCCATAACTTGCCTGGGTCCCTTAGCTGGAAAGTGGCTAAGTCAGGATTTGAATGAACCAGGTAGGTCTGGCTGGAAAGCTCCGAGTTATAGGGTGGGCTACTGGTCTACTGGAGCCCCATGTCCTTATCTGTACAACAAAAGGGTTGGGCTAATCAGAGATTCTTTATTTGGGAGGGAAGGACGctgaatttttgtgtgtgtttgtcttttctggtGAGAGGAGGGCTTGTAGCGGTCGTCAGTCTCGAAGCCAAAGCTCAGAACCACTGGGTGGCACAGTCACAGATCACAGCCAAGGGGAAAGTTCTGTGACTCCCGTTTTCCCGTAGAGCTGGTGAGAGCTGGCACCGAGTGCTCACTGTCAGGCCCTTCTCGGCACACGAGGGCATCTCATTCAGGATCACGGTAACATTGTGAGATGAATATCTTTTACTATCCTCACTTTAACCAAGAAGAAGTACCCGTCTGGAGAGTTTGATACCTTGCTTGAATTTTTACAACTGGGAAATGGCAAAGTTGATGTTAAATCTCAGGTTCTCTGACTCCATTTATCCTTCTGAAATTGGTACCCTGTGCCACCTTCCAAGGTGGGCTGGCATGTGTAGATCTGCGGTTCCCAAGGAGGTGGGGCCCTCACAGGGCCAAGTCGTTAACCACCGTGGTTCTGGAACCTTATTCCTGGTCCACCCAGACTTGGGGGCTGGAAGCTTCATGGTCCTGGCGGTGTGTGCATGTTTGCCCCGATGTGTTTCAGCTGTTCCTGGAAGATCGCTGCAACTCCTTTGTGTGTCCTTCCTCCTTCCAGGCTGTTTTGATTTCACCCATTCGAAAATGTTGAGGGTGGAGTGGGGCCAACAGGAGGGTTGCCTGCCATTAACCACACAAGTGTGTCCTCACTGTGTCCTCCTTGTCTCATGTCCTCCTCTCCCAGACAGATGCCTGCTCTGGCCTGCAGGGCTTCCTGATCTTCCACAGTTTTGGGGGGGGCACCGGCTCTGGCTTCACTTCTCTGCTGATGGAACGCCTCTCCCTGGATTATGGCAAGAAGTCCAAGCTAGAGTTTGCCATCTACCCGGCACCCCAGGTCTCCACGGCCGTGGTGGAACCCTACAACTCCATCCTGACCACCCACACCACCCTGGAACATTCAGACTGTGCCTTCATGGTGGACAACGAGGCCATCTACGACATCTGCCGCAGGAACCTGGACATCGAGCGCCCCACCTACACCAACCTCAACCGCCTCATCAGCCAGATCGTGTCCTCCATCACCGCCTCCCTGCGCTTTGATGGGGCCCTCAACGTGGACCTGACCGAGTTCCAGACCAACCTGGTGCCCTACCCCCGCATCCACTTCCCCCTGGTCACCTACGCGCCCATCATCTCTGCTGAGAAGGCCTACCACGAGCAGCTCTCTGTGGCTGAGATCACCAGCTCCTGCTTTGAGCCCAACAGCCAGATGGTGAAGTGTGATCCCCGTCATGGCAAGTACATGGCCTGCTGCATGCTCTACCGGGGGGACGTGGTGCCCAAGGATGTCAACGTCGCCATTGCCGCCATCAAGACCAAGAGGACCATCCAGTTTGTAGACTGGTGTCCCACAGGCTTCAAGGTAAGGGCTGGTGGCTTGGAGGAAACACGACCATAGATCCAGAGGGAGAGACCAAGGATGGGGGGAAAGAGGTGGAAACGCTGGGTCCTGGGTGGAAGCACATTTCCTGGGAGCGTCAGGCCTTAGAGGGTGATGTGGGAGGAGGGGCTTAAGCCAAATGTAACATGGATTTTATTccttcgttcattcattcacttattttagGTAAGGAGAGACTTTACTTGGGAGGGTTGTTGTTGGAACTGCGGGCACTGTTGCAGTAGGGAGAAGGGCCCCACCCTCTTACCCTAAGATCATCGAGCatctcaaagaaaaagaattttccttatAGGGAGGTGTTAACTAGGTGAGAAAGAACCTGGACCAGAGGGTGAACAGGGTGAGAGGGTGGAGGTAGCTGTAGTGTGAAGCAGACCTGAGAATGGAGTTAACCAGGGTATTTGAATGGCCTCCTCTGATGAAATATGTGttcttctccatttattttttgaaaaactaaatgTTCACCTTGTAATTTTAATCAACTTAGAGTAAGGATAAGAAACtttatggaaaaaacaaaatcaaaacaagaaaCTTTACAGCTATTATATGCTGGTGGTTCACTTACATTATGAAACCCTGCCATGTCCACTGTCCAGGGCTCAGCAGGGAAGCCTGCTATAGGTCAGCATCTGCAGTCTGGGAAAGGCCAGACTCTGGGGTCAGCAGGGGCATAGAATAGCCAGGGGGGACCCCGGCCCCCAGGCCCAGTGGTGTTGAGTGTTGGAAGTCACCTCTCCAAGTCGGCCTGGCTGGGCATCTGCACATGTGTCTGCTTGACCGCTTTGTCCTGTGTCCCCACGGCCCCTCATCAGAGTCCACCCCCAGAGCAGCTGCCACCACTCACATTAATTAGTGCCCCAGGTGGGCCTTTAATAATTCAGAGGTTTCCCGAACCCCAGAGGTGGTTGTGCCAGTTGCTGGAGACTCAGAGATGAGTATGTCTCAGTTTTCCCTGTGGGACCTACAGAAACAGGGCACAGAAACAAGCGAGCTGGCCGCTTGGCTGCTGAGCTGCTGAGAGGGGGTGAGATCTCGCCACCACTCTGCTTCCAGCCGCAGACAGAGCCCTTCCCCTAGACTGGGCCTGTTTTGACGTGGCAGTTCTGGTCACTCTTGGAAAAATAGTCAAGGTcttcccccccattttttttttcttcttcaaatggaaacaaacaaccaaaacaaGCTGGTAGGAAaatgaataggagaaaaatagaaagaatgagATGTGAGggtggagagaaatgaaaaaaaggagatgTCCCTGTATTCTTGCCCCTTTATTttaagctgcagctctgggatTGTGACCAGAAAGATAAGGCAGAGCTAGAACTTTTAGCTGCTTCTCAGAAAAGTGTATGTGATGGGGGTAAGTGTTGTTGAACTTCACCCGCTAGTATCCTCCCCTGGGTATTCACCCCCACTTGACACGGGTCAAGGGCTGCTACTGTTCAAAAGAGCAGAGCTGGCTGATTTCATAAACTACGTGATGAGGTCTTGCCTTCCCCCTTCTGATTTTGGTTCTTTGCCCCTGTTACCACCACTGCCACCAAGATGCCACTTCCGTCTCAGAGGAATGCTAGAGCCCTGTGAAGTCATTAGTGAGTTACCACCTTGGCTGTATAGGCTGCTGCCACTCCCACCGCCATCTCTCAAGAGGACATGAATTTTAAAGCTATGAATTTAAGAGACTGGCAGTTAAGACCTggtggcctgggagttcccaggtggcacaatgggttaaggatccatcattgtcactgctgtggttctggttacagctgtgccatgggttcgatccctggccccacaacttctgctagcaaaaaaaaaaaaaaaaaaaaaaatcctggtggCCTGGGCAGGAGCGGCATTTTGGGGCCAGCTCCATAGTTCTCAGTGAGTATTATCACAGTTGTCACCTTAGGTCTCTTCCAGGTCCCTCCAGTTCTTGGGACTGGCCCTGGTTTGGCATGCATGTGAGGAGAAGGGAATTTTCCAGGATAGTAGCCCCACTGTCACATTGGGCTAGATTAGCTTGGAAAAACCCTACCTGCTCCTGGAACTTGGGGAGTTGACTTGTCCAGCAAGAGTTTTAACTGACTTTCTTTTATTGGAAATGAAGcttttcttccaggaagccccacTCCCCAGAGATAGAGGGCCTGGAAAACACAAACACCATCTACAGAATCTTTTGCATCTTTTAATTTATTGCTTGAGAAtatctctgtgctttttttttttctagccatgcccatggcatgtggaagttccagggccagggattgaacccgagccacagcagtgacaccacgaGATCCTAACCCCCcggaaccacaacaggaactcctctgtgattttttaaatagccTTCACGATTGGCAGAGAAACTGCCCTACATTTATGGACAGTATACTGAGAGGAACTTGAGATACTGTTGGAAGGAGTGAACTTTAAAGTGacttcctggggagttcccattgtggtgcagcggcgacgaatctgactaggaaccatgaggttgtgggttcaattcctggcttcgctcagtgggttaaggatctggtgttgccatgagctgtggtgtaggtcaaagatgcagcttgggtcccgcattgctgaggctgtgatgtaggcccgcggctatagctccgattagaccccgagcctgggaacctccatatgctgtgggtgcggccctaaaaggacagcaaaaaatctttaaaattttaaaaaatgcagtaacTTCCATCTGCCGTGCACTGCACATTTCCCCTGCTTTGAGCCCTTGCTCACTCCCCTAATTTGCCTGCTCTGGTCTCCCACTAGCATTTACACCAGCTCTAAATGTCCCAGCCCAACCCATTTCTTTTACCCTCTCTTCCACACACTCCCCTCTGCTTGCCTGCTTCCTCACCTCCTGAGCCCCTCTCTGGTCCTGCTgtccctccccacacccacacGTCCCCAAGGCGCCCTGTCTGGAGCTGCCCACTGATGGTGCCACATCCTCTTCCTCTGTCCCGCAGGTGGGCATCAACTACCAGCCCCCGACGGTGGTGCCAGGGGGAGACCTGGCCAAGGTGCAGCGGGCCGTGTGCATGCTGAGCAACACCACGGCCATCGCGGAGGCCTGGGCCCGCCTGGACCACAAGTTCGACCTGATGTACGCCAAGCGTGCCTTCGTGCACTGGTATGTCGGcgaggggatggaagaaggagAATTTTCCGAGGCCAGGGAGGACCTGGCTGCCCTGGAGAAGGATTATGAGGAAGTGGGGACTGATTCATTTGAGGAAGAAAACGAAGGGGAGGAATTTTAAATACAGATGTTCCTCGTGCCTGTGTCTCTTTCTTCCTGTGGCCCCTCCCAGCACACTTTACTGTCCACAGGACAACAGGCCACACTCCCCACCCAGCCTGGGTCCTGACACCAGGGCCCGGGCTGATGGGGTTGAACTGGATGCTGAGCTCCAACTGGACTTCCTGTGGGTGAGGGCGGTTCTATGTCACCAAGGGAAATGAGGGTCATAGTCTCTGGGTTTGGGTACAGCTGTCACATCTGTGAGAAGGAGAAGGCCTAAATGGGACCGAAAATTCTAGCCGAGGCTGGGCCCACACCAAGCATAGCCTGTGGGCTGGGGAACAGAAGGGAGAAATCTGGGCGTTGGGAAGATTCTGGGAAGGGAGTGGCGCTGTATGGAGAGCCAGAGTTAGAAGCAAGGGCCAGGGCCTGCCCTTGTAAAGACACAGATAAACAAATGAGATCACTCCGGAGTGATCAGCGCTGTGATGTGAGAAAGCGGCTATGAGAGAAGTGATCGGGAGAGTCAGAAAAAGCCTCACGGAGACCTGGGTGCAGCTTGGCACCGCCCCGTGAAGTTCTGGAGTCAGAGGACCCCGGGGCAGGTGTGGAACCAGCTTGAGCGTGTGAAGAGCAGGAGGGGGGCCTGTGTAtctggagggtggagggtggggtgaggcCAAGAGCCAAGCGGAGTCCAGGCACATTTAGGCTAATCTCAAAGAGCATGGCGAGGATTTAGGTTTTTTCCTAAGTGAAACAAGTCTTTCTGCTTGGaatttggaaggtttttttttaagccttttcgggccacacctgtagcatatggaatcccgttcccaggctacagagttacagctgccagcctatgccatagccatagcaactcaagatctgaactgcatctgtgacctacaccacagctcatggcaacgacagatccttaacccactgatcgaggccagggatagaacctgcatcctcatggatactagaaggatttgtgtctgctgcgccacaatgggaacttcctggaattCGGAAGGTTTTAAGCAGAATATCTACTAtgctttatatacatacataccttaTCTCTAACCTCCTCAACAATCTCCAAATggatattctcattttacagaggaagaaatagaGGTTTAGGGAGtttatgggttgcagatgcaagAGATGGAGCTCTGAGAACGGGGACCACCATCTGTTCTCATGGCTGCCCCTTGGTATTTGTGACTGGTTCCAACTGCTCCCTCATAAAATAAcggatggggagagagaaagactaCTTATTATGAAGGAGAGGAGGAATAAATGCATCTCTTCCCTAAAGTTGGCAGCTCCAGCAGAATTTTGGGAAAAATCAAAAAG
Above is a genomic segment from Phacochoerus africanus isolate WHEZ1 chromosome 7, ROS_Pafr_v1, whole genome shotgun sequence containing:
- the TUBA8 gene encoding tubulin alpha-8 chain isoform X1, giving the protein MGTSISRECISVHVGQAGVQIGNACWELFCLEHGIQADGTFGAQASKLHDDDSFTTFFSETGNGKHVPRAVMVDLEPTVVDEVRAGTYRQLFHPEQLITGKEDAANNYARGHYTVGKESIDLVLDRIRKLTDACSGLQGFLIFHSFGGGTGSGFTSLLMERLSLDYGKKSKLEFAIYPAPQVSTAVVEPYNSILTTHTTLEHSDCAFMVDNEAIYDICRRNLDIERPTYTNLNRLISQIVSSITASLRFDGALNVDLTEFQTNLVPYPRIHFPLVTYAPIISAEKAYHEQLSVAEITSSCFEPNSQMVKCDPRHGKYMACCMLYRGDVVPKDVNVAIAAIKTKRTIQFVDWCPTGFKVGINYQPPTVVPGGDLAKVQRAVCMLSNTTAIAEAWARLDHKFDLMYAKRAFVHWYVGEGMEEGEFSEAREDLAALEKDYEEVGTDSFEEENEGEEF
- the TUBA8 gene encoding tubulin alpha-8 chain isoform X2 → MRECISVHVGQAGVQIGNACWELFCLEHGIQADGTFGAQASKLHDDDSFTTFFSETGNGKHVPRAVMVDLEPTVVDEVRAGTYRQLFHPEQLITGKEDAANNYARGHYTVGKESIDLVLDRIRKLTDACSGLQGFLIFHSFGGGTGSGFTSLLMERLSLDYGKKSKLEFAIYPAPQVSTAVVEPYNSILTTHTTLEHSDCAFMVDNEAIYDICRRNLDIERPTYTNLNRLISQIVSSITASLRFDGALNVDLTEFQTNLVPYPRIHFPLVTYAPIISAEKAYHEQLSVAEITSSCFEPNSQMVKCDPRHGKYMACCMLYRGDVVPKDVNVAIAAIKTKRTIQFVDWCPTGFKVGINYQPPTVVPGGDLAKVQRAVCMLSNTTAIAEAWARLDHKFDLMYAKRAFVHWYVGEGMEEGEFSEAREDLAALEKDYEEVGTDSFEEENEGEEF